In the Natronogracilivirga saccharolytica genome, one interval contains:
- the rnz gene encoding ribonuclease Z — protein MIVIPLGVSSATPTAVRHLPSVALWREGSVFLFDCGENAQMRLLQAGIKRSKVDTIFISHLDGDHIFGLFGLLSTLQLQRRDKTLHIVGPQGLKKMVDTVFKTTEVELEFDIKYKELKDGFEHEVVLEDEEYYVEARPLKHTKLCIGYRFQEKDKPGKVDAEKAETAGISEDAQFKALKNGEDVTLEDGTVVHSADIVGDPRPGQSFVYVTDTEFCENAIRLAENATILYHEATFGEPLKEKAEDTGHSSAQDAAIVAKTAKVERLVIGHFSARYSNQFLLLKEARGVFEKTWLAYELRPIFTNPAQEKDIISPRVEIIDLKDKRAQKSRKTFKPEAKRKGSFKKRRFKRKPANARYYKSDSDQSRRGRYKKPYKQRPEEDQSKSSPHRPGKPLPITPRTPFDDFDRF, from the coding sequence ATGATAGTAATTCCACTTGGTGTGTCATCTGCGACGCCTACAGCTGTCAGGCATCTGCCTTCAGTAGCGCTATGGAGAGAAGGCTCGGTCTTCTTGTTTGATTGTGGAGAAAATGCTCAGATGAGATTGCTGCAGGCAGGAATCAAACGTTCCAAAGTAGACACCATTTTTATTTCTCATCTCGACGGAGACCATATATTCGGCTTGTTCGGACTTTTGAGTACACTCCAGCTCCAGAGAAGAGACAAAACGCTGCACATTGTGGGTCCTCAGGGACTGAAGAAAATGGTTGATACTGTTTTCAAGACAACGGAAGTCGAGCTTGAGTTTGACATAAAATACAAAGAGCTGAAAGACGGATTCGAGCATGAGGTCGTACTCGAGGATGAAGAGTACTATGTCGAAGCGCGGCCGCTGAAACATACCAAACTCTGTATTGGCTACCGTTTCCAGGAAAAGGACAAACCGGGCAAGGTTGATGCAGAAAAAGCTGAAACAGCCGGTATTTCCGAGGATGCCCAGTTTAAGGCGCTGAAAAACGGAGAAGATGTCACACTTGAAGATGGCACCGTCGTTCACTCAGCTGATATTGTAGGTGATCCCAGACCGGGGCAGAGCTTTGTTTATGTAACTGACACCGAGTTTTGTGAAAATGCCATCCGCCTGGCAGAGAACGCTACCATCCTGTACCACGAAGCCACCTTTGGCGAGCCGCTAAAGGAAAAAGCAGAAGATACAGGTCACTCCAGTGCCCAGGATGCCGCCATCGTTGCCAAAACTGCAAAAGTGGAACGACTGGTTATCGGTCACTTCTCGGCCAGGTACTCAAACCAGTTCCTTTTGCTTAAGGAAGCAAGGGGCGTATTTGAAAAAACATGGCTTGCTTATGAGCTTCGTCCGATCTTTACAAATCCGGCACAGGAAAAGGATATCATCAGCCCGCGTGTTGAAATCATTGACCTGAAAGATAAACGTGCTCAGAAATCCAGAAAGACATTCAAACCCGAAGCAAAGCGGAAAGGCAGCTTTAAGAAAAGGAGATTCAAACGGAAACCGGCGAACGCGCGTTACTACAAAAGCGATTCGGATCAGTCCAGACGCGGACGTTATAAAAAACCTTACAAGCAGCGTCCCGAAGAAGACCAGTCCAAATCAAGTCCGCACCGCCCGGGCAAGCCTTTACCCATAACACCTCGAACTCCGTTTGATGACTTCGACCGCTTCTGA
- a CDS encoding ABC transporter ATP-binding protein codes for MTSTASDKRSGNNKSAQGKAVDSYLIRRLYYFLAPYKWFMVLALVLTLSVAFLGPLRPYLTQIAVDDYIADRDAGGLARLMLLYLGVLMLETIILIGNTYLMRWVGQGALFRLRNAVFEKIQNLHVQFFDKNPIGRLITRTTSDIEALNDLLSTGVVNIIGDLFRIVFIIGFMLSMSWELSIVSLSVLPVLVYATFWFKAKVRVAFLNVRDQIARLHSFIQEHINGMNIVQLFGRGEKEAEKFASINKDHTDAHIRTIFYFALFWPAVEVIASLAMALVIWYGGAQALSGQVTFGVLLAFIQYVRQFFVPIRDLSEKFNTLQSALASSERIFGVLDTENEITDAEHPVTPAKQDGHIRFEDVSFRYNENETEGDVLKNASFEVRPGEVVAIVGATGAGKTTIINLLMRFYDVSAGRITIDGVDIRQMSQSCLRSYFGLVLQDNLLFEGTIMDNITLGNNDITREQVMQASQAVQADRFIRKLPGGYMHRIAERGASLSMGQRQLICFVRAIVFDPKVLVLDEATSNVDSETEYLVSRALDSIMEGRTTLVIAHRLSTIQHADNILVMHKGRIRETGTHEQLLAKTDGIYRRLYELQYRDQKVNPLT; via the coding sequence ATGACTTCGACCGCTTCTGACAAGCGTTCCGGAAATAATAAATCAGCACAAGGTAAAGCCGTCGACAGCTATCTGATACGACGGCTTTACTACTTTTTGGCACCGTACAAGTGGTTCATGGTCCTGGCGCTTGTACTGACACTTTCAGTTGCCTTTCTGGGGCCGTTACGGCCATATCTGACCCAGATAGCAGTTGATGATTATATTGCCGACCGGGATGCCGGCGGACTGGCCCGGCTGATGCTTCTGTATCTCGGTGTGCTGATGCTGGAGACGATCATATTGATCGGAAACACCTATCTGATGCGGTGGGTCGGTCAGGGAGCGCTCTTCAGGCTGCGAAATGCCGTTTTTGAAAAGATTCAGAATCTGCATGTCCAGTTTTTCGACAAAAATCCGATTGGGCGGCTGATTACCAGAACCACCAGCGACATTGAAGCGCTCAACGATCTTCTTTCAACCGGTGTCGTCAATATTATCGGAGACCTCTTTCGGATCGTATTCATCATAGGTTTCATGCTCAGCATGAGCTGGGAGCTCTCCATCGTAAGTCTTAGTGTTCTTCCGGTCCTCGTGTATGCCACATTCTGGTTCAAAGCCAAAGTCAGAGTCGCATTTCTCAATGTCCGGGATCAGATCGCGCGCCTGCACTCATTCATCCAGGAGCACATCAACGGAATGAATATTGTGCAGCTGTTCGGAAGGGGGGAAAAAGAAGCAGAAAAATTTGCATCTATAAACAAGGACCACACCGATGCACATATCCGTACTATCTTCTATTTTGCGCTTTTCTGGCCTGCTGTTGAGGTTATCGCTTCACTGGCGATGGCACTTGTCATTTGGTATGGAGGAGCACAGGCCCTTTCCGGCCAGGTGACGTTTGGTGTGCTGCTGGCATTTATTCAGTATGTCCGTCAGTTTTTTGTGCCTATCCGTGACCTTTCTGAGAAGTTTAATACCCTGCAGAGCGCACTGGCTTCCTCCGAGCGTATTTTTGGTGTACTGGATACTGAAAATGAAATCACCGATGCGGAACACCCCGTTACACCGGCAAAGCAGGACGGACACATCCGCTTTGAGGATGTATCATTCCGGTACAATGAAAACGAAACGGAAGGGGATGTTCTCAAGAACGCCTCTTTTGAGGTTCGGCCCGGTGAGGTCGTTGCAATTGTTGGTGCCACGGGTGCCGGAAAAACGACAATCATCAATTTGCTGATGCGTTTTTATGATGTCTCAGCCGGCAGGATAACCATTGATGGCGTTGACATTCGACAAATGAGCCAGTCCTGTCTCCGGTCCTACTTCGGTCTGGTCCTTCAGGATAACCTGCTTTTTGAAGGCACAATTATGGATAATATCACACTCGGAAATAATGATATTACGAGAGAGCAGGTAATGCAGGCATCGCAGGCGGTTCAGGCAGACCGTTTTATCCGGAAACTGCCCGGCGGGTACATGCACCGCATAGCGGAGCGGGGTGCGTCACTGTCAATGGGACAACGCCAGCTGATCTGCTTTGTCCGGGCAATTGTATTTGATCCCAAAGTGCTTGTTCTGGACGAAGCTACCTCAAATGTAGACTCCGAAACTGAGTATCTGGTATCGCGGGCACTGGACTCCATAATGGAAGGCAGAACAACCCTGGTCATTGCGCATCGTCTTTCAACCATACAGCATGCCGATAACATACTGGTAATGCATAAAGGCCGGATACGGGAAACAGGCACCCATGAGCAGCTGCTGGCAAAGACCGATGGCATATACCGCAGG